The following DNA comes from Gordonia zhaorongruii.
GACCTCGACGCGGCGCGCCGCACGTGTGATCGCCGCATGGTGACTCTGGCGACCGAGGCTCCCGACTACATCGAGATCCTGTGGAACGAGGGCAACTGGGCGCTCGGCTCCATGCCGGTGACGACCGAGGACGAGCGTCTCGACGTCGCGCTCGATACGGTCCGCCGTTTCGCCGATCTGCTCCGCGTTCTGCCGCCCGCAGTCGGCCCGCAGGACTCGCCCGACCCGCGTGACCCGCACGGTCCCGCGCGGGAAGAACTCGCCGACGAGAAGACGGAGTCGCTGCGCGACAAGGAGCGCCGACGCCGTGCAGAGGCCCGCGACGAGGCGATCCGTGCCGATGCCGCAGACAGTGAGATGGAAGGCGGCGCCCGGCCCGCGGGTCCGCCGCGCCCGGCGGACCCGACGCGTCCGGCCCCTGCGCCCCGCGAATCCCGCATGGACGCGACCCCGCGTCCCGCTGCGCGTCCCGGACCGGCGTCGGACGAGCCTTCGCGGGTGGAGCCTTTCCGTCGCCCGCCACCGCAGTCCGAGACGGAAGGCCGCGACCCGCGCCTCGACCCGACACAGGGGTTCCCGGAGCAGCGCCAGCCGCGTGAGCGCACCGCGCCGCCGAACCTGCCGCCGTTGAACGATCCGCGTCAGCGCTGACCGGTTCACCGACCCGCGTAAGCGCTGCGGGCGGCACACATTCCCTCGAAGGAGCCTCATCGCATGTCGGCATCCACTCCAGCGGTCGACGCCGCTGCCCGCGCCCGGCTCGCCGAACTGGTCACTGAACTGGCCGTCGTTCACGGCACGGTGACCTTGTCGTCGGGCAAGGAAGCCGACTACTACGTGGACCTGCGCCGCGCGACACTGCACAACGAGGCGAGCCGGCTCATCGGCGCCCTGATGCGCGAGCTGACGTCCGACTGGGACTACGCGTCCGTCGGCGGTCTCACCCTCGGCGCCGATCCGGTCGCGACCTCGATCATGCACGCGGACGGCCGTGCGATCGACACGTTCGTCGTGCGCAAGTCGGCCAAGACTCACGGCATGCAACGCTGGATCGAGGGCCCCGACATCGAGGGTAAGCGAGTTCTCGTCGTCGAAGACACCTCGACCACGGGTGCATCGCCGTCGCAGGCCGTCGAGGCCGCACGCGAAGCCGGAGCCGTCGTGGTCGGCGTCGCCACCGTCGTCGACCGGGCCACCGGCGCAGACGATGTGATCACCGAACTCGGAGTGCCGTACCGGTCGCTGCTCGGCTTGTCCGACCTCGGTCTCTCCTGACGGAGGTGGCAGACACGGCTGATCGGCCCGGCCCCAGCGTCGGCGCCCCCGATAGTGCCGGCGCCTCAGCTGACGATCCGGCCGGCCCCACCGAGTGGACGACCGGACCCGGCCCCGTGGTGGGTGTCGGCCCGTGG
Coding sequences within:
- the pyrE gene encoding orotate phosphoribosyltransferase, which gives rise to MSASTPAVDAAARARLAELVTELAVVHGTVTLSSGKEADYYVDLRRATLHNEASRLIGALMRELTSDWDYASVGGLTLGADPVATSIMHADGRAIDTFVVRKSAKTHGMQRWIEGPDIEGKRVLVVEDTSTTGASPSQAVEAAREAGAVVVGVATVVDRATGADDVITELGVPYRSLLGLSDLGLS